From Schizosaccharomyces pombe strain 972h- genome assembly, chromosome: II, the proteins below share one genomic window:
- a CDS encoding uncharacterized protein (conserved fungal protein) produces MSDEAYAAFLETANKPVPSYSGDSSQLPSKWLRSSKNMLEDPSFKTLAGKVKDEYFVSESDEKFHPICIDNIPDEFEEIDAKTFDPHQKYKKVIHAIEQSSGSKDIHYFSYEESSTKTVYYVLAHLNDNKWFGVATVGIYT; encoded by the coding sequence ATGTCAGACGAAGCTTATGCAGCATTTCTGGAAACAGCTAACAAACCTGTTCCTTCTTATTCGGGCGACTCTTCCCAACTTCCTTCAAAATGGCTGAGAAGCTCAAAGAATATGTTGGAGGATCCCTCATTTAAAACTTTAGCTGGGAAAGTTAAGGATGAATACTTTGTCAGTGAATCagatgaaaaatttcacCCAATATGCATTGACAATATCCCTGACGAATTTGAAGAGATTGATGCAAAGACCTTTGATCCCCATCAGAAGtacaaaaaagtaattcaTGCAATTGAGCAATCAAGTGGGTCAAAGGACATCCATTACTTTTCTTATGAAGAATCATCTACTAAAACTGTATATTATGTACTTGCCCATTTGAATGACAATAAGTGGTTTGGAGTTGCTACGGTAGGCATATATACTTAA